A genomic window from Salvia hispanica cultivar TCC Black 2014 chromosome 5, UniMelb_Shisp_WGS_1.0, whole genome shotgun sequence includes:
- the LOC125186749 gene encoding proteasome subunit beta type-6 — protein sequence MDSIYNDLNAPHSMGTTIIGVTYDGGVVLGADSRTSTGMYVANRASDKITQLTDNVYICRSGSAADSQVLSDYVRYYLHQHTIQLGQPATVKVAANLVRMVSYNNKNMLQTGLIVGGWDKYEGGKIYGIPLGGTLLEQPFTIGGSGSSYLYGFFDQVWKEGMTQDEAEKLVVKAVSLAIARDGASGGVVRTVTINKDGVSRKFYPGNTLPLWHEELEAKDSLLDILSAASPEPMVS from the exons ATGGATTCAATttacaacgacctcaacgctCCGCACTCGATGGGAACCACCATCATCGGCGTCACATACGATGGCGGTGTTGTTTTGGGCGCCGACTCTCGCACCAGCACCG GAATGTATGTGGCGAATAGGGCGTCTGATAAGATCACTCAGTTAACCGACAACGTCTACATTTGCCGCTCTGGTTCG GCTGCAGATTCTCAGGTTCTTTCAGACTATGTTCGTTACTACCTCCATCAACACAC GATACAGCTTGGGCAGCCTGCAACTGTAAAAGTTGCAGCAAACCTTGTCAGAATGGTATCTTACAATAACAAG AACATGTTGCAAACTGGATTGATAGTTGGTGGGTGGGACAAGTATGAAGGTGGTAAAATTTATGGAATACCTCTCGGAGGAACTTTGTTGGAGCAGCCTTTCACTATTGGAG GATCTGGCTCATCGTATCTGTATGGTTTCTTTGACCAAGTATGGAAGGAAGGGATGACACAGGATGAAGCTGAG AAACTAGTCGTTAAAGCAGTCTCTCTTGCAATAGCTCGTGATGGTGCCAGTGGTGGTGTTGTTCGAACAGTGACT ATTAACAAAGACGGGGTTTCGCGGAAGTTCTACCCAGGCAACACTCTTCCCTTATGGCATGAAGAGCTGGAAGCAAAGGATTCCCTGTTGGATATTTTGTCTGCCGCCAGTCCTGAACCAATGGTCAGCTAA